Within Actinosynnema pretiosum, the genomic segment CACCGGGATCTCGACGTCCTCCGGAAAACCGTCCCCCAGGTCGAACGCCTCGGCCAGCACGACCGGTTCGCCGTCCACGATCGCCGCGCGCATCCCCGGACTCACGGCGCAGGGCAGGTACGGCAACGGCTGCCCCTTCCAGGTCCACGCCGCCGCGTCCACGTCGAGGACCTCCAGCAACCGCTTGCCAGCCCCGATGCCCTGCGTCACGAGCCCGCTCCCGACCACGCTGACCACGGCCCGCACCGAGGGGAGGACGGACGCCGCCAACAGCGCCAACTCCCCACCGCGCGACCCGCCCACCAGCCCGACGGGCCCACCAACCCGCTCGGCCAGGGCGTCCACCGCGTCGCCGACGTGCTCCAGCGGCACGTCCACGAGGCTCTCGGGCACACCGGGCGCGCCGAAGTACGGCAGCGCCAGCACGGCGAACCCGTGGCCAGCGAGCAGCGCGGCGTCCAACTCGTGCAGACCACCCTCGCTGCCACCGAGCACGATCACCCCGGCACCGGCAGCCCCCGAACCACCACCCTCGGGCTCGAACAGCACCCCACCCGCGAACTCCACACGCCGCACCCCATCCGGCACGGACAACCGCTCGAGCTCGACCGCGACAACCGTCGACGCCCCGGACACCGGCGCAGACCCGGCAGCAGGAGCAGACCCGGCAGCGGGGGCAGCAGGAGCAGCCGCAACACCGACAGCGCCAGCAGCGCCAGCAGCGCCCGGAGTGGAGGCGTCGGCAGGAGCGGAGGCGTTGGCAGCGGGACCAGCGGCAGCGGAGCCGTTGGCCGCGAAGTCGTCGGCGGAGGCAGGCGTCAAGACATCGGCGTCGGCGGAGGCATCGGTGGAGGTGTCAGCGCCGGTAGAAGCGTCAGCACTGGTGGAGGCGCTGGTGCTGGCAGAGGAAGCAGCGTCGGAGGAAGGAGCATCACCCGCCTCTTCCGGGTGCGAGGTGCTCGACAGGGCCTTCCTGGCCAGCGCGGACACACCCGCGGACGCAGCCAGAGGCTTGGCGGACAGCGCAGAGGCACCGGAGCCAGCCGCAACGGCATCCGAGTCGGCTCCGGCTGCGCCCAAACCGCCCAGTGCCTGATCGGCTGTGCCCGACTCGACCGACGTGGACACAGCTGCCGAGGAGACCGTCGCGGCAGGCGCGACAGGACCGCTTCCCACCGAAGCACCGCTCGCCGGAACGCTGCCGGCAGAAGCACCGCTGGCAGAACCACCGCCAGCCGGACCGCTGCCCACCGGGCCGCTTCCCGCTGAACCGCTGCCCACCGGAGCGCTGCCCACCGGAGCGCTGCCAGCCGGACCGCTGCCCGCCGGGATGGCGGTCGCGGTCAGCATTGCCTTGCCCGAGGCGTCCGGCTGCTCGCCCGTGGGGCGGGCCGACCAGAACAACCCCATCGGGTCCACACCCGCGTACGAGCCCGACACCGGAGCGTGCCTGGTCACGTCGACCACGCCGCGCTCGTCGGCCAGGAAGACCGCCTCCGACTCGTGGCCGTCCGCGGACAGCCGCAGCGTCACCTCCGCCCCGGCGCGCGCGCCGCGAACGGTGATCGACACCTCGTGGTCCACCGGGGCCCTCAGCGGCTCCACGACGAGTTCGAGACGACCGGGCGAGTTCTCCACCTGCCCTGCGTCCTGCTCCTGCTCCCCCTGCTCCCGCACTTCCCGCTGCGCCTGCGCCCGCCTCTGCGCCTCCTGCGACTTCCGCGCCTCCTGAGACTTCTGCGCCCTCTGTGACTTGTGGGACTTCTGAGACCTGTGGGACCTCTGGTGGGACTCCTTGGCCATCAGTGCCCTCCCCCTCGCCGGCATCACCCGTCCAGGTGGACGGAAGTCACACCAGGAACAGTCGCCAGGATCTCACCGCACCAAACCAAGCACCTCCGCAAAA encodes:
- a CDS encoding acyl-CoA thioester hydrolase/BAAT C-terminal domain-containing protein; this encodes MEFAGGVLFEPEGGGSGAAGAGVIVLGGSEGGLHELDAALLAGHGFAVLALPYFGAPGVPESLVDVPLEHVGDAVDALAERVGGPVGLVGGSRGGELALLAASVLPSVRAVVSVVGSGLVTQGIGAGKRLLEVLDVDAAAWTWKGQPLPYLPCAVSPGMRAAIVDGEPVVLAEAFDLGDGFPEDVEIPVERIAGPVLLVSGDRDASWPSADLSEVAHRRLKANDHPHPCEHVVHPGAGHLLAGPPNRPQPDSVVDGPGVRFEMGGDRATTARAKADTWNRTTAFLKTHLKNHPES